The Limibacillus sp. genome has a window encoding:
- a CDS encoding class I SAM-dependent methyltransferase, which yields MSDPLGRTLYRLGQGARVAGYWSQYLLSQRMTRPAERKPETPVEEAGAEPERFPSRNDILADLQALMARDWANIEAGIYRPPHDLLSGGLEALRGAPRFFREFSKVEELRLAGRHQEVFTPERRGRYPRYYLQNFHYQSGGWLSEESAAVYDHQVEVLFGGGSDAMRRQGLVPLQRFLAGRRSRDCHLVDLGTGTARWLSFVKQNYPLLQVTGLDLSGPYLEKAAETLKPWRKADLREAAAEKTGLPESSVDAVSAVYLFHELPKKVRRQVAEEAARILKPGGLFLLVDSLQLGDRPGYDALLRRFPGHFHEPYYLDYIQSDLQELFEDSGFRVESLDHAFLSRVLACRKI from the coding sequence ATGAGCGATCCTTTAGGCAGAACCCTATACCGCCTGGGCCAGGGCGCGCGCGTCGCGGGCTACTGGTCCCAGTACCTCTTGTCCCAGCGGATGACCAGGCCCGCGGAAAGGAAACCGGAGACGCCGGTGGAAGAGGCAGGGGCGGAACCCGAGCGCTTTCCGAGCCGCAACGACATCCTCGCCGACCTACAGGCCCTGATGGCGCGCGATTGGGCCAACATCGAGGCGGGCATCTACAGGCCGCCGCACGACCTGCTTTCCGGCGGGCTGGAGGCCCTGCGCGGCGCGCCCCGCTTCTTCCGTGAGTTCTCGAAGGTCGAGGAGCTGCGGCTGGCGGGCCGCCATCAGGAGGTCTTCACGCCGGAGAGGCGCGGGCGCTATCCCCGCTACTACCTGCAGAACTTCCACTACCAGAGCGGCGGCTGGCTGAGCGAAGAGTCCGCCGCCGTCTACGACCATCAGGTCGAGGTGCTGTTCGGCGGCGGCAGCGACGCCATGCGGCGTCAGGGGCTGGTGCCGCTTCAGCGCTTCCTCGCCGGGCGGCGCAGCCGGGACTGCCACCTGGTGGATCTGGGAACGGGCACGGCCCGCTGGCTTTCTTTCGTGAAGCAGAACTACCCGCTCCTGCAGGTTACGGGGCTGGACCTGAGCGGCCCCTATCTGGAAAAGGCCGCCGAGACGCTGAAGCCCTGGCGGAAGGCGGATCTGCGCGAGGCGGCGGCGGAGAAGACCGGACTGCCGGAAAGCTCCGTGGACGCGGTCAGCGCCGTCTACCTGTTCCACGAGCTGCCCAAGAAAGTGCGCCGCCAAGTGGCGGAGGAGGCCGCGCGTATCCTGAAGCCGGGCGGGCTCTTCCTTCTGGTCGACTCCCTTCAGCTCGGCGACCGGCCGGGCTACGACGCGCTTTTGCGGCGCTTCCCGGGGCATTTTCACGAGCCCTACTACCTCGACTACATCCAAAGCGATCTACAGGAGCTCTTCGAAGACTCCGGGTTCCGGGTCGAATCGCTGGATCACGCCTTCCTGTCGCGTGTTCTGGCCTGCCGAAAAATATAG
- a CDS encoding AzlD domain-containing protein encodes MSDGLILTALLALSLGALVTYFWRFLGVLLSGRIDPGSPLFQWVGAVSYALLAALIARMIVLPLGPPLDATPLSYRLAATVAALAVFFATRRNLLLGVLGGVGGLILLRLLGGFF; translated from the coding sequence ATGAGTGACGGCTTGATCCTGACCGCCCTGCTGGCGCTCAGTCTAGGTGCGCTTGTCACCTACTTCTGGCGCTTCCTGGGCGTGCTCCTATCCGGGCGGATCGATCCGGGCTCGCCGCTCTTCCAGTGGGTCGGGGCGGTGTCCTATGCGCTGCTGGCAGCATTGATCGCCCGCATGATCGTGCTACCGCTGGGTCCGCCCCTGGACGCCACGCCTCTCTCTTACCGTCTGGCCGCCACAGTGGCCGCGCTGGCGGTCTTCTTCGCGACGCGCCGCAACCTGCTGCTGGGCGTTCTCGGCGGCGTGGGCGGGCTGATTCTCCTGCGGTTACTGGGCGGTTTCTTCTAA
- a CDS encoding AzlC family ABC transporter permease, with translation MTDSKRYQFATPKAAFRRGLLNAFGVPVLVLCGSFLGFGALVRESGLTLWLGLFSTATGWALPGQIAVVELLSVGASFVVMVSVVALTNARLLPMTVVLMPKLASSRWRRWPLYIAAHWVAVTGWAEMMSNAEKIEPPLRLPYFFGYSMTLWSSTLVSTALGFLAADALPSIVTLGLVFLNPIYFMLVFAADLRDRMKVYALALGAVLGPALHLLTPDWGLLLAGTLGGSLAFAAERVTRRTPGSTPGDGGRNGGGGVVDE, from the coding sequence ATGACCGACAGCAAGCGCTATCAATTCGCAACGCCGAAGGCGGCCTTCCGGCGCGGACTCTTGAATGCCTTCGGCGTGCCGGTTCTCGTGCTCTGCGGCAGCTTCCTGGGATTCGGGGCCCTGGTGCGCGAGTCGGGCCTCACGCTCTGGCTGGGGCTCTTCTCCACCGCGACCGGCTGGGCGCTGCCGGGACAGATCGCCGTCGTTGAACTTCTTTCGGTGGGCGCCTCCTTCGTCGTCATGGTGTCGGTCGTGGCGCTGACCAACGCGCGGCTTCTGCCCATGACGGTCGTGCTGATGCCCAAGCTCGCCTCCTCCCGCTGGCGGCGCTGGCCACTCTATATCGCAGCGCATTGGGTGGCCGTGACCGGTTGGGCGGAGATGATGAGCAACGCGGAGAAGATCGAGCCGCCGCTGCGCCTACCCTACTTCTTCGGCTACTCCATGACGCTTTGGAGCTCGACATTGGTCTCGACGGCGCTGGGTTTCCTCGCCGCCGACGCCCTGCCCTCCATCGTGACCCTGGGATTGGTCTTTCTCAATCCGATCTATTTCATGCTGGTCTTCGCAGCGGATCTGAGAGACCGGATGAAGGTCTACGCGCTGGCGCTGGGCGCGGTCCTGGGCCCGGCGCTCCACCTGCTGACGCCCGACTGGGGCCTGCTGCTGGCCGGCACGCTTGGCGGCAGCCTCGCCTTCGCTGCGGAGCGCGTGACGCGGCGCACGCCGGGGTCCACACCCGGGGACGGAGGCCGGAACGGGGGCGGAGGCGTGGTCGATGAGTGA
- a CDS encoding GNAT family N-acetyltransferase yields MSDFPVIEAQTAVERVDSLSGADLHDLCDATEVAILQGGGFGWLTPPPRQTLERYWKGVLLVPERQLFVARLDKTIAGSAQLQRAARNNEAQSAVGQITSLFLAPWARGHGLAPLLVKSVERSARDAGLKAITLDVRETQARAIEVYESLGFKCWGRNPYYALVDGAWVTGLHYSKQLTSKNPED; encoded by the coding sequence GTGAGCGACTTTCCCGTCATCGAAGCCCAAACCGCCGTGGAGCGCGTCGACAGCCTGAGCGGCGCGGACCTGCACGACCTCTGCGATGCGACCGAAGTGGCGATTCTCCAGGGCGGCGGCTTCGGCTGGCTGACGCCGCCGCCGCGCCAGACGCTGGAACGCTACTGGAAGGGCGTGCTGCTGGTGCCCGAGCGGCAGCTCTTCGTGGCGCGGCTCGACAAGACCATCGCCGGTTCGGCGCAGCTTCAGCGCGCCGCCCGCAACAACGAGGCGCAGTCGGCCGTCGGACAGATCACCTCGCTGTTCCTGGCGCCCTGGGCGCGCGGCCACGGTCTGGCGCCCCTGCTGGTGAAGTCGGTGGAGCGCTCCGCGCGGGACGCCGGGCTGAAGGCCATCACCCTGGACGTGCGCGAGACCCAGGCCCGCGCCATCGAGGTCTACGAGAGCCTCGGCTTCAAGTGCTGGGGGCGGAACCCCTACTACGCCCTGGTGGACGGCGCCTGGGTGACGGGGCTGCACTACTCCAAGCAGCTGACCTCCAAGAATCCCGAGGACTGA
- the hisA gene encoding 1-(5-phosphoribosyl)-5-[(5-phosphoribosylamino)methylideneamino]imidazole-4-carboxamide isomerase, with protein MILYPAIDLKDGEAVRLLRGEMDQATVFNRDPADQAAKFAAAGFEWLHLVDLNGAFEGKPVNADAVRAILKATDLPAQLGGGIRDRATIETWLEAGVTRVILGTVALRDPDLVKQAAGAHPGGVVVGIDARGGKVAVEGWAEASEVEAVDLARRFEDAGVAAIVYTDIERDGALQGINLEQTLALAEAVAIPVIASGGLSGIEDIKKLKALEARGISGAICGRALYDGRLDPAEALAVAKGAGAQERETA; from the coding sequence ATGATCCTCTACCCCGCAATCGACCTGAAGGACGGCGAGGCCGTGCGCCTGCTGCGCGGCGAGATGGATCAGGCGACCGTCTTCAACCGCGACCCCGCGGATCAGGCGGCGAAGTTCGCCGCCGCCGGTTTCGAGTGGCTCCATCTGGTCGACCTCAACGGCGCGTTCGAGGGCAAGCCGGTCAACGCCGATGCCGTGCGCGCCATCCTGAAGGCCACCGACCTCCCTGCCCAGCTCGGCGGCGGCATCCGCGACCGGGCGACCATCGAGACCTGGCTGGAAGCCGGGGTGACCCGCGTCATCCTGGGCACCGTCGCGCTGCGCGATCCGGATCTGGTGAAGCAGGCCGCGGGCGCTCATCCCGGCGGCGTGGTGGTCGGCATCGACGCGCGCGGCGGAAAGGTCGCGGTGGAGGGCTGGGCCGAGGCGAGCGAGGTCGAGGCCGTGGACCTTGCCCGGCGTTTCGAGGACGCGGGCGTCGCCGCCATCGTCTACACCGACATCGAGCGCGACGGCGCGCTTCAGGGGATCAACCTGGAGCAGACCCTGGCGCTGGCCGAGGCCGTGGCAATCCCGGTGATCGCCTCCGGCGGCCTCTCGGGCATCGAAGACATCAAGAAGCTGAAGGCGCTGGAGGCGCGCGGCATCTCAGGCGCGATCTGCGGACGGGCGCTCTACGACGGAAGGCTCGACCCGGCTGAAGCCCTGGCGGTCGCCAAGGGCGCAGGGGCCCAAGAAAGGGAGACGGCCTAG
- a CDS encoding histidine triad nucleotide-binding protein, with product MSYDPQNIFAKILRGEIPCDKVYEDEHVLAFNDINPQTPTHVLVIPKGAYVSFADFSAEASPEEIAGFVRAAGKIARDLGVEADGYRILANTGRDAHQEVPHFHLHIFAGENLGRMIKPAGK from the coding sequence ATGAGCTACGATCCCCAGAACATCTTCGCCAAGATCCTTCGCGGCGAGATCCCTTGCGACAAGGTCTACGAGGACGAACATGTCCTCGCCTTCAACGACATCAATCCCCAGACGCCGACCCATGTCCTGGTGATCCCCAAGGGCGCCTATGTCTCCTTCGCCGATTTCTCGGCGGAGGCCAGCCCGGAGGAGATCGCTGGCTTCGTGCGCGCCGCCGGCAAGATCGCCCGCGACCTGGGCGTCGAGGCGGACGGCTACCGCATCCTCGCCAACACCGGCCGGGACGCGCATCAGGAGGTGCCGCACTTCCACCTGCACATCTTCGCCGGCGAGAACCTGGGCCGCATGATCAAGCCGGCCGGCAAGTAA
- a CDS encoding phosphoribosyl-ATP diphosphatase — MSDKSEAEVLERLFAVIESRKGADPESSYTAKLFAKGLKKITQKLGEESAETMVAALVEDDEALAGESADLLYHLLVLWAARGVKPEQVWAKLAAREGVSGLEEKAARNQGEDG, encoded by the coding sequence ATGAGCGACAAGAGCGAAGCCGAGGTTCTGGAGCGGCTTTTCGCCGTGATCGAATCCCGCAAGGGCGCCGACCCGGAAAGCAGCTACACCGCCAAGCTTTTCGCCAAGGGCCTGAAGAAGATCACCCAGAAGCTGGGCGAGGAATCGGCGGAAACCATGGTCGCCGCGCTGGTCGAGGACGACGAGGCCCTGGCCGGAGAGAGCGCCGACCTGCTCTATCACCTGCTGGTGCTCTGGGCGGCGCGCGGCGTGAAGCCGGAACAGGTCTGGGCCAAGCTGGCCGCACGCGAAGGCGTCTCCGGCCTGGAGGAAAAGGCGGCCCGAAACCAGGGAGAGGACGGATGA
- a CDS encoding phosphoglycerate kinase, translating into MSRFKTLDDLDLAGKRVLVRVDFNVPLQDGKVSDATRIERAAVTLRELSDKGARVVLLSHFGRPKGAPNPEMSLAPVLPALEKALGRPVAFAKDCIGPAAEEAVAALGEGGVLLLENLRFHAGEEKNDPAFVAALAKLGDLYVGDAFSAAHRAHASVEGLARALPAAAGRLMQTELEHLQSALENPERPVAAVVGGAKVSSKLELLGNLVAKVDLLVIGGGMANTFLFAQGVAVGKSLCEKEMAGTALEILEKAEAAGCHILLPEDVVVAEAFAAGAAHQTVGKEAVPDEGMILDVGPKSLEMLGAAIEGCKTCVWNGPLGAFEIEPFDRGTVALARQVADLTKAGKLLSVAGGGDTVAALGHAGVVEDFSYVSSAGGAFLEWLEGKTLPGVKALEDAA; encoded by the coding sequence ATGAGCCGCTTCAAGACCCTCGACGACCTCGACCTCGCCGGAAAGCGCGTGCTGGTGCGTGTCGATTTCAACGTGCCCCTCCAGGACGGCAAAGTCAGCGACGCCACCCGCATTGAGCGCGCCGCCGTCACGCTGCGCGAGTTGAGCGACAAGGGCGCGCGGGTCGTCCTCCTGTCCCACTTCGGGCGGCCCAAGGGCGCGCCCAACCCGGAGATGTCCCTCGCCCCGGTGCTGCCCGCGCTGGAAAAGGCGCTGGGCCGCCCGGTGGCCTTCGCCAAGGACTGCATCGGGCCCGCCGCAGAAGAGGCCGTGGCCGCGCTCGGCGAGGGCGGCGTCCTGCTGCTGGAGAACCTGCGTTTTCACGCAGGCGAGGAGAAGAACGATCCCGCCTTCGTGGCGGCGCTGGCGAAGTTGGGCGACCTCTACGTCGGGGACGCCTTTTCCGCCGCGCACCGCGCGCACGCCAGCGTCGAGGGCCTGGCCCGCGCGCTGCCCGCCGCCGCCGGGCGGCTGATGCAGACCGAGCTGGAGCACCTTCAGAGCGCGCTGGAGAATCCCGAGCGCCCGGTCGCCGCCGTGGTCGGCGGCGCCAAGGTCTCCTCCAAGCTGGAACTGCTGGGCAATCTGGTTGCCAAGGTCGACCTGCTGGTGATCGGCGGCGGCATGGCAAACACCTTCCTCTTCGCCCAGGGGGTCGCGGTCGGCAAGTCGCTCTGCGAGAAGGAGATGGCCGGGACCGCGCTGGAGATTCTCGAAAAGGCCGAAGCGGCGGGCTGCCACATCCTGCTGCCCGAAGACGTCGTGGTGGCAGAGGCCTTCGCCGCCGGAGCGGCCCATCAGACGGTCGGCAAGGAGGCCGTGCCGGACGAGGGCATGATCCTGGACGTCGGCCCCAAGTCGTTGGAGATGCTGGGCGCGGCCATCGAGGGCTGCAAGACCTGCGTCTGGAACGGCCCGCTGGGCGCCTTTGAGATCGAGCCCTTCGACAGGGGCACCGTCGCGCTCGCCCGCCAGGTGGCCGACCTGACCAAGGCCGGCAAGCTGCTCTCGGTCGCGGGCGGCGGCGACACCGTGGCCGCGCTGGGCCATGCCGGGGTGGTGGAGGACTTCTCTTACGTCTCCTCGGCGGGCGGCGCCTTCCTCGAATGGCTGGAAGGCAAAACCCTGCCGGGCGTCAAGGCCCTGGAAGACGCCGCCTGA
- a CDS encoding NUDIX hydrolase — MAEGSQGKQPQRFQRRIPEDDDRERLVCDSCGFIAYENPKIVVGSVVTCGGKLLLCRRAIEPRLGYWTLPAGYLENHETPEQGAAREAWEEARAAIEIELLLGVYSIPRISQVQMIYRASLPRPDFAPGPESQEVALFAWDEIPWDDVAFPSVHWALHHWRDSRDMTGFPPFTNPVEGL; from the coding sequence ATGGCCGAGGGCTCCCAAGGCAAGCAACCCCAGCGCTTTCAGCGCCGCATCCCCGAGGATGACGACCGGGAGCGGCTGGTCTGCGATTCCTGCGGCTTCATCGCCTATGAGAACCCCAAGATCGTCGTCGGCTCTGTCGTGACCTGCGGCGGCAAGCTCCTGCTTTGCCGGCGGGCCATCGAACCGCGTCTCGGTTACTGGACCCTGCCCGCGGGCTACCTGGAGAACCACGAGACCCCGGAACAGGGCGCGGCCCGCGAAGCCTGGGAAGAGGCCCGCGCGGCGATTGAGATCGAGCTGCTGCTGGGCGTCTACTCCATCCCCCGGATCAGCCAGGTGCAGATGATCTACCGCGCCAGCCTGCCCCGCCCGGACTTCGCGCCGGGCCCGGAAAGCCAGGAGGTCGCCCTCTTCGCCTGGGACGAGATCCCCTGGGACGACGTCGCCTTCCCCTCCGTCCACTGGGCCCTGCACCACTGGCGCGACAGCCGCGACATGACCGGCTTCCCCCCCTTCACAAATCCGGTCGAGGGGCTTTAG
- the hisB gene encoding imidazoleglycerol-phosphate dehydratase HisB, with product MRQARVERQTKETQITAKIDLDGTGRYDVTTGLGFLDHMIEQLARHSLIDIELDCEGDLHIDGHHTTEDCGIVLGKAVANALEDRAGIRRYGHAYIPMDETLTRCALDVSGRPYLIWKVEFTRDKLGEMDTELFREFFQAFAQHAGITLHVENLYGVNNHHIVESSFKALARALRQAVEIDPRLDGEVASTKGSLI from the coding sequence ATGCGCCAGGCGCGTGTCGAGCGACAGACCAAGGAAACGCAGATCACCGCCAAGATCGACTTGGACGGGACCGGCCGCTATGACGTGACCACCGGTCTCGGCTTTCTCGATCACATGATCGAGCAGCTGGCGCGCCATTCCCTGATCGACATCGAACTGGACTGCGAGGGCGACCTCCACATCGACGGCCACCACACGACCGAGGATTGCGGCATCGTGCTGGGCAAGGCCGTGGCCAACGCGCTGGAGGACCGCGCGGGCATCCGCCGTTACGGCCATGCCTACATCCCCATGGACGAGACCCTGACGCGCTGCGCGCTGGACGTCTCGGGGCGGCCCTACCTGATCTGGAAGGTGGAGTTCACCCGCGACAAGCTCGGCGAGATGGATACCGAGCTGTTCCGCGAGTTCTTCCAGGCCTTCGCCCAGCATGCCGGGATCACGCTGCATGTCGAGAACCTCTACGGCGTGAACAACCACCATATCGTGGAATCCAGCTTCAAGGCGCTGGCCCGCGCGCTGCGTCAGGCGGTCGAGATCGACCCGCGCCTGGACGGCGAGGTGGCCTCCACAAAGGGCTCGCTCATCTGA
- a CDS encoding outer membrane protein transport protein produces the protein MKTLFKAGVSLGVLAAVAAAGGKAEAAGFAIKEQSGSSLGQAFSNASTGSGDISHMFFNPATLAQHNSFQFVALGSYVAPEAEVSNAT, from the coding sequence ATGAAGACGCTTTTCAAGGCCGGGGTATCCCTCGGTGTTCTGGCGGCCGTCGCGGCTGCTGGCGGCAAGGCGGAGGCCGCGGGCTTCGCCATCAAGGAACAGAGCGGCTCCTCGCTGGGTCAGGCCTTTTCGAATGCCTCGACCGGCTCCGGCGACATCAGCCATATGTTCTTCAACCCGGCCACCCTGGCGCAGCACAACAGCTTCCAGTTCGTGGCCCTGGGCAGCTACGTCGCGCCTGAAGCTGAAGTGAGCAACGCCACT
- the hisF gene encoding imidazole glycerol phosphate synthase subunit HisF: protein MLKMRVIPCLDVKDGRVVKGVNFVDLRDAGDPVEQARVYDAAGADELCFLDITASHENRGIILEVVRETAEHCFMPLTVGGGVRTLEDIRKLLLAGADKVSINTAAVSNPEFVREAARKFGTQCIVVAIDAKQVAPGKFEVFTHGGRNATGIDAVEWARKMESFGAGEILLTSMDRDGTGEGYDIPLTRAIADAVRIPVIASGGVGTLQHMVEGLRDGHATAVLAASIFHFGSYSIAEAKAAIAEAGLPVRPIEASGDRP from the coding sequence GTGCTGAAGATGCGCGTCATACCCTGTCTCGACGTCAAGGACGGGCGCGTGGTGAAGGGCGTCAACTTCGTAGACCTGCGCGATGCGGGCGACCCGGTCGAACAGGCGCGGGTCTACGACGCCGCCGGGGCCGACGAGCTCTGCTTCCTGGACATCACCGCCAGCCACGAGAACCGGGGCATCATCCTGGAGGTCGTGCGCGAGACCGCCGAGCACTGCTTCATGCCGCTCACCGTGGGCGGCGGGGTGCGCACGCTGGAGGACATCCGCAAGCTGCTGCTGGCCGGGGCCGACAAGGTCTCGATCAACACCGCCGCCGTCAGCAACCCGGAGTTTGTGCGCGAGGCGGCGCGGAAGTTCGGCACCCAGTGCATCGTGGTCGCCATCGACGCCAAGCAGGTGGCGCCCGGCAAGTTCGAGGTCTTCACCCACGGCGGGCGCAACGCGACGGGCATCGACGCCGTGGAATGGGCCCGCAAGATGGAGTCCTTCGGCGCGGGCGAAATACTGCTGACCTCCATGGACCGCGACGGCACGGGCGAGGGCTACGACATCCCGCTGACCCGCGCGATCGCGGATGCGGTGCGCATACCGGTGATCGCCTCTGGCGGTGTCGGCACGCTGCAACACATGGTGGAGGGGCTGCGCGACGGCCATGCGACGGCGGTGCTCGCCGCCTCCATCTTCCATTTCGGCAGCTATTCCATCGCCGAGGCCAAGGCGGCCATCGCCGAGGCCGGGCTGCCGGTCCGCCCCATCGAGGCTTCGGGAGACAGGCCATGA
- the hisH gene encoding imidazole glycerol phosphate synthase subunit HisH, which yields MTVAVVDYGSGNLRSAAKALERAARESGYSGAVEVTADPARVAAAERIVLPGVGAFGDCRAGLEALPGMVEALEEAVAVKARPFLGICVGMQLMASVGREHGDTPGFGWLPGEVVALEPEDPTLKIPHMGWNELVIEQDHPLLAGLDQGSHVYFVHGYHLRLENPAQRLASVDYGASVAAIVGRDTMAGTQFHPEKSQAAGLRLLTNFLEWRP from the coding sequence ATGACGGTCGCAGTCGTGGACTACGGCTCGGGAAACCTGCGTTCGGCTGCCAAGGCGCTGGAGCGCGCAGCGCGCGAGAGCGGCTATTCCGGGGCGGTCGAGGTGACCGCCGACCCCGCCCGCGTGGCGGCGGCCGAGCGGATCGTGCTGCCCGGCGTCGGCGCGTTCGGCGACTGCCGCGCCGGTCTGGAGGCGCTGCCCGGCATGGTCGAGGCGCTGGAGGAGGCGGTGGCCGTGAAGGCGCGCCCCTTTCTCGGCATCTGCGTCGGCATGCAGTTGATGGCCAGCGTCGGGCGTGAGCATGGCGACACGCCGGGCTTCGGCTGGCTGCCCGGCGAGGTGGTGGCGCTGGAGCCCGAGGACCCCACCCTCAAGATTCCGCACATGGGCTGGAACGAGCTCGTGATCGAACAGGACCATCCTCTGCTTGCGGGCCTCGACCAGGGTTCCCACGTTTATTTTGTTCACGGCTACCACCTGCGGCTGGAGAATCCGGCGCAGCGTTTGGCGTCCGTGGACTATGGGGCCAGCGTCGCCGCCATCGTCGGACGCGACACCATGGCGGGCACGCAGTTCCACCCGGAAAAGAGCCAGGCCGCTGGCCTCCGGCTTCTCACCAACTTTCTGGAGTGGCGACCGTGA
- a CDS encoding FAD-binding oxidoreductase: protein MTRNIIIVGGGIVGAALAYRLAVDGAQTLLLEEGEPAGGVTGKAFAWINASGVGAGPGEGAGEGPWGRLRREAIPAWRDVQREVGTALAIDWCGALTWQNDPEATAAKAEALKGAGQAVSLLDRRAIAQLEPGLAAPPSTAVYAAEEGALAPLAVTQGLVAAAAEKGAVIRTGQRVEALRTKGGRVTGVQLQQGWLEADSVVLAAGLGSVRLCAELGLDLPLEASPSMWLSFDVARPLLRGIVSGPDFEARQAGARQLLAAEDFVDSERETGPAAIAARAEKALIRGLKRSDGLALSGFAIGQRPMPRDGLPILGGLPGIEGLFLAAMHSGITLAPLAARILAAEIMEGHPLELAQPFRPSRFAE, encoded by the coding sequence GTGACCCGGAACATCATCATCGTTGGCGGCGGGATCGTCGGGGCGGCTTTGGCCTACCGGCTGGCCGTGGACGGCGCGCAGACGCTGCTGCTGGAGGAAGGGGAGCCTGCTGGCGGGGTGACCGGCAAGGCGTTCGCCTGGATCAACGCCAGCGGCGTCGGCGCAGGGCCCGGCGAAGGAGCTGGCGAAGGACCCTGGGGACGGCTGAGGCGCGAGGCCATACCGGCCTGGCGTGACGTGCAGCGTGAGGTGGGCACGGCCCTCGCCATCGATTGGTGCGGCGCCTTGACCTGGCAGAACGATCCCGAAGCGACGGCGGCGAAGGCCGAGGCGCTGAAGGGCGCGGGGCAAGCGGTGAGCCTCTTGGACCGCCGCGCGATAGCGCAGCTTGAGCCCGGTCTCGCTGCCCCGCCGAGCACCGCCGTCTACGCCGCCGAGGAGGGCGCGCTTGCTCCGCTGGCCGTGACCCAAGGGCTCGTCGCCGCGGCGGCCGAAAAGGGCGCGGTGATCCGGACGGGACAGAGGGTAGAAGCTCTCCGCACCAAGGGCGGGCGCGTCACCGGCGTGCAGCTTCAGCAGGGCTGGCTGGAAGCGGACAGCGTTGTGCTCGCCGCGGGGCTGGGTTCCGTGCGGCTCTGTGCGGAGCTAGGCCTGGACCTGCCGCTGGAGGCGTCGCCGTCGATGTGGCTGAGCTTCGATGTGGCGCGGCCGCTATTGCGCGGCATCGTCTCCGGCCCGGACTTCGAGGCCCGGCAGGCCGGGGCGCGCCAACTTCTGGCCGCCGAGGACTTCGTCGACAGCGAGCGAGAGACCGGACCCGCGGCCATCGCCGCGCGGGCAGAAAAGGCGCTGATCCGGGGCCTCAAGCGGTCGGACGGACTGGCGCTCTCCGGCTTTGCCATCGGCCAGCGGCCCATGCCGCGCGACGGTCTGCCGATCCTGGGCGGGCTGCCGGGGATTGAGGGTCTCTTTCTGGCCGCGATGCATTCGGGCATCACTCTGGCGCCGCTCGCCGCCCGCATCCTGGCCGCTGAGATCATGGAGGGCCACCCTTTGGAACTGGCCCAACCCTTCAGGCCCTCGCGCTTCGCGGAGTGA